In a genomic window of Zingiber officinale cultivar Zhangliang chromosome 9B, Zo_v1.1, whole genome shotgun sequence:
- the LOC122024757 gene encoding protein trichome birefringence-like 28 gives MHLPRRKSPLGTPADPSLTVAKLVGSYTRKGSNFSIYALVLAIFLFALVMYSEDLRAMAERSMSPYKSQEDAHEDFPGGSLSQRLPDTLEIAVANATDSAAVPETCDLARGEWVFDDVDFPMYREEQCQYLSQQMSCSRNGRPEAMYQKWRWQPAGCSLPKFDASLVLEWLRGKRMVFIGDSMNRNQWESFVCLMQTVVPPEGRDRRVEGSRIIFTIKEHNASIEFYWAPFLVESNSDDPNIHSIPVRIINPDAIEKHAVHWEGADVLVFNTYIWWMNTFEMRVLRPGARNWTEHDMVVRYEAYDRVLRTLTSWLDRNVDPIKTSVFFMSMSPIHSKSSDWGNPAGIKCAKETLPITNMTGISVGTDMNIFALAKKALGSPALRVPVTFVDITTMSERRKDAHTSVFTVRRGALLTPEQQAKPAEFADCIHWCLPGVPDTWNQLLFVHLLSGRRSRY, from the exons ATGCACCTCCCTCGCCGGAAATCGCCGCTTGGCACGCCGGCGGATCCCTCGCTGACGGTGGCGAAGCTAGTCGGGTCGTACACGAGGAAAGGGAGCAACTTTTCCATCTACGCCCTCGTCCTCGCCATCTTCCTCTTCGCCCTGGTCATGTACAGCGAGGACCTCAGGGCCATGGCTGAGCGGTCGATGTCGCCTTACAAATCCCAGGAGGATGCGCACGAGGACTTCCCCGGAGGATCCCTCTCCCAGCGGCTGCCGGACACGCTGGAAATCGCTGTCGCGAACGCGACCGATTCGGCGGCCGTGCCGGAGACGTGCGACCTCGCGCGCGGCGAGTGGGTTTTCGATGATGTAGATTTCCCGATGTACCGGGAGGAGCAGTGCCAGTACCTGTCGCAGCAGATGTCGTGCTCGCGGAACGGCCGCCCGGAGGCGATGTACCAGAAGTGGAGATGGCAGCCGGCCGGGTGCTCTTTGCCTAA ATTCGACGCGAGTTTGGTGCTAGAGTGGCTACGGGGGAAGCGGATGGTGTTCATCGGCGACTCCATGAATCGAAATCAGTGGGAGTCCTTTGTCTGCCTGATGCAGACCGTGGTGCCGCCGGAAGGGAGGGATCGCCGGGTCGAAGGCTCCCGAATCATCTTCACAATAAAG GAACACAACGCATCTATCGAGTTCTACTGGGCGCCGTTCCTGGTGGAGTCGAACTCCGACGACCCCAACATTCACAGCATCCCGGTCCGGATCATCAACCCCGATGCCATCGAGAAGCACGCCGTCCACTGGGAGGGAGCTGATGTCCTGGTCTTCAACACCTACATCTGGTGGATGAACACCTTCGAGATGCGAGTCCT GCGTCCAGGGGCACGGAATTGGACGGAGCACGATATGGTCGTGAGATATGAAGCGTATGACAGAGTTCTGAGGACGTTGACAAGTTGGCTGGATCGCAACGTCGACCCCATTAAAACGTCCGTCTTCTTCATGAGCATGTCTCCTATCCACAGCAA GAGCTCGGACTGGGGCAATCCGGCGGGAATCAAGTGCGCCAAAGAGACGCTACCGATCACCAACATGACCGGCATCTCCGTGGGCACTGACATGAACATATTTGCTCTGGCGAAGAAGGCGCTGGGTTCGCCTGCGCTCCGCGTGCCTGTCACTTTCGTGGACATCACGACCATGTCGGAACGGCGCAAGGACGCGCACACATCCGTGTTCACGGTGCGGCGAGGGGCACTGCTGACGCCGGAGCAGCAGGCGAAGCCTGCAGAGTTCGCCGACTGCATCCACTGGTGCCTCCCCGGTGTGCCGGATACCTGGAACCAACTCCTCTTCGTCCACCTCCTCTCCGGCCGCCGCAGCCGCTACTAA